One Desulfovibrionales bacterium genomic region harbors:
- a CDS encoding DUF2232 domain-containing protein, producing MVVSFFCLSPGAIPILGSILGMFTPIATLFYLVKLGWGYGLAVLGIALIFSIFLWPLAGSGSEYFFVEILILGPVLFSLLKRGFSITKTVGYATGLLLLLLSAYLILWGIKTGHNPYQVVGSEINRGMESSLRFYKQLNLPETTVGAMRDALQDIKILVARFWPGFSAASLLVLVWMNVWLGDRILERYGSVNFQFGDLSQWSLPEVLVWLVILGAGLALLPYPGPQTVGINLLIFFAMAYLFQGLAIVSFYLKKHGFSRFKRILLYSLIWIQTYMIIIVAVVGLFDIWADFRRLKKVAD from the coding sequence TTTATCTGGTCAAACTAGGATGGGGCTATGGCCTGGCAGTCCTGGGCATCGCCCTTATCTTTTCCATCTTTTTGTGGCCCTTGGCTGGAAGTGGCTCTGAGTACTTTTTTGTAGAAATTCTAATATTAGGGCCAGTCCTCTTTAGCCTCCTCAAGAGGGGTTTTTCCATCACTAAAACAGTAGGTTATGCTACCGGCCTCTTGCTTTTATTGCTATCCGCATACCTGATCTTATGGGGCATTAAGACCGGACATAATCCTTATCAAGTCGTAGGTTCTGAAATTAACCGTGGCATGGAATCCTCCCTTCGTTTTTATAAGCAGTTAAACCTTCCCGAGACCACCGTGGGAGCTATGAGAGATGCCTTACAGGATATTAAAATACTGGTGGCCAGGTTTTGGCCGGGCTTTTCCGCAGCCTCTTTATTGGTATTGGTATGGATGAATGTCTGGCTTGGTGACCGCATCCTGGAGCGCTATGGTTCAGTAAACTTTCAATTTGGCGATCTGTCGCAATGGAGCCTTCCGGAAGTTCTCGTCTGGTTAGTCATCTTGGGCGCCGGGTTGGCCCTCCTACCCTACCCCGGTCCACAGACTGTGGGCATAAACCTTCTGATTTTTTTTGCTATGGCCTATCTTTTCCAGGGCTTGGCTATAGTAAGTTTTTATCTCAAAAAACATGGATTTTCCCGCTTTAAAAGGATATTATTATACAGCTTAATCTGGATTCAGACCTACATGATAATAATTGTAGCGGTGGTGGGGCTGTTTGACATATGGGCGGACTTCCGGAGATTGAAGAAAGTAGCGGATTAA
- the rplI gene encoding 50S ribosomal protein L9, with product MQVILIEDIKAMGKEGQIIKVTDGYARNFLLPQSKALEATPKNIALWEKKKAEIRSRLEREKAKAVELSKKIESGLCTIKHKVGKNDKLYGSVTTSDIADCLAAQGINIDRKKIQMAEPIKSLGEFSVSIRLYPGVTATARVQIVTGE from the coding sequence ATGCAGGTCATACTAATAGAAGATATAAAGGCCATGGGCAAAGAAGGGCAAATAATAAAGGTTACCGATGGCTATGCCCGGAACTTTCTTTTGCCTCAAAGCAAGGCATTAGAAGCCACACCCAAAAATATAGCCCTCTGGGAAAAAAAGAAGGCTGAGATACGATCCAGACTGGAGAGGGAAAAGGCTAAGGCCGTTGAACTATCTAAAAAAATAGAGTCCGGCTTGTGTACCATTAAACACAAAGTAGGTAAAAATGACAAACTCTATGGCTCGGTAACTACATCCGATATAGCCGATTGTCTTGCGGCGCAGGGTATTAACATAGATCGTAAGAAGATACAGATGGCCGAACCCATAAAGAGTCTGGGGGAGTTTTCCGTATCTATAAGGCTTTATCCTGGAGTTACGGCTACTGCCAGGGTACAGATTGTAACGGGTGAATGA
- the dnaB gene encoding replicative DNA helicase encodes MARKTRETITPPARVPPQNIEAEQWVLGGILIENGALFRVLEVILGEEFYREAHRKIFAAMLGLYEKNEPQDIVTVSDFLRNRNELEDVGGMSYLATLADTVPTAANIVHYAKIIREKAILRALIQKTSEISYRCYEKHDDVDNILDEAEQAIFEISQAKVKQSFYPIKHIIKDSFKKIEQLYERKELITGVPTGFDDINKLTAGFQPSDLIIIAGRPSMGKTSLALNIAQHAAIKANIPVAIFSLEMSNEQLAMRMLCAEATVDARSVRTGFLTEKDWQKLTQAASHLSTAPIFIDDTPAISILEMRAKARRLKSEHGLGLVIIDYLQLMRSRGPVERREQEISEISRSLKAMAKELHVPVVALSQLNRRVEERPNKRPQLSDLRESGAIEQDADVIMFIYRDKVYNKNSDDMTAEVIIGKQRNGPTGLAKLTFLEQYSCFKDQSPADLAVQT; translated from the coding sequence ATGGCTAGAAAGACAAGAGAAACTATAACCCCTCCGGCCAGGGTTCCGCCGCAGAATATCGAGGCTGAGCAGTGGGTCCTAGGCGGCATCTTAATCGAAAACGGGGCGCTCTTCCGGGTCTTAGAAGTAATCTTGGGAGAAGAGTTTTACCGGGAGGCACACCGCAAGATATTTGCCGCCATGCTGGGTCTCTATGAAAAAAATGAGCCTCAGGACATCGTCACGGTATCGGATTTCCTCCGCAATAGAAATGAGCTGGAAGACGTAGGGGGTATGTCCTATTTAGCCACGTTAGCGGATACCGTACCCACTGCTGCAAACATCGTCCATTATGCAAAGATCATAAGGGAAAAAGCCATCTTACGCGCCCTGATCCAGAAAACCTCAGAGATCAGCTACCGCTGCTATGAAAAGCACGACGATGTGGATAATATCCTCGATGAGGCCGAGCAGGCCATCTTTGAAATTTCGCAGGCCAAGGTCAAGCAATCTTTTTATCCAATAAAACATATTATAAAAGACAGCTTTAAAAAAATCGAACAGCTTTATGAGCGTAAGGAGCTTATAACCGGTGTCCCCACTGGATTTGATGATATAAATAAGCTCACAGCCGGGTTTCAACCTTCGGATCTTATAATTATCGCCGGCCGTCCCAGTATGGGCAAGACCTCCCTGGCCCTGAATATTGCGCAACATGCCGCTATTAAGGCAAACATCCCGGTGGCCATCTTTTCCCTGGAGATGTCTAATGAACAATTGGCAATGCGCATGCTCTGTGCCGAGGCCACGGTTGATGCCCGAAGTGTGCGAACCGGTTTTTTGACTGAAAAAGATTGGCAGAAGTTGACGCAGGCGGCCAGTCACCTTTCGACCGCACCAATCTTCATTGATGATACCCCGGCGATTTCCATACTGGAGATGCGCGCCAAGGCCAGGAGGCTGAAATCGGAGCATGGCCTGGGATTGGTTATAATCGACTACCTGCAACTGATGCGTAGCAGAGGGCCTGTTGAACGGCGGGAACAAGAAATATCCGAGATCTCCCGCTCCTTAAAAGCCATGGCCAAAGAACTCCATGTGCCCGTGGTTGCCCTTTCCCAGCTCAACCGGCGGGTGGAAGAAAGGCCGAACAAGCGGCCTCAATTGTCGGATTTGAGGGAGTCCGGCGCCATCGAACAGGATGCTGATGTCATCATGTTCATTTACCGGGACAAGGTCTATAACAAGAATAGCGATGATATGACTGCCGAAGTCATTATCGGTAAGCAGCGCAATGGTCCTACCGGCCTGGCTAAGCTAACCTTCCTCGAACAATATTCATGCTTTAAGGATCAGTCTCCTGCTGATCTCGCTGTACAAACTTGA
- the lptD gene encoding LPS assembly protein LptD has translation MPIRLLLTPIILSLCLLYLTVLPTNAIAIEGGASPDNQPWLMYADKVTTLEDGKIIIAEGNVILSRGDMEVRADYIRYRRVDSLAWAKGHLNITMGEDILTGEEGEINLDRQTGTVKPGGLFLKKNNVHLKAAEIVRVAEDQYSLKEAVITTCDGERPAWRFSCSHLDVTVEGYAKAQHSAFWVRSLPVIYSPYLVLPAKTKRQSGLLFPEFSYGERDGLSLNLPFYWAIDPCSDATFYQHYLSKRGWMEGVEYRYAGDQNSKGILLANYLHDRLEDDDYDKDGVFRSSRNRWWIRGKIDQYLPLDIMTILDLDLVSDRDYLHEFDDGLTGFTKTNQAILDNFGRSLADKTALVRESTAQVNRRWTNFYLSGQCKYYDNLNRAERETTLQVLPSLNFQASRQALPDTPLYYEGNIDYIHYWRKQGVGMHRLDIYPKISWPLRIGPYLDLQGLFGVRETVYDVKNYGDDSYAAQIKKDRPIRTLHNFQADLSTEVGRVFKLAGKSITKIKHTIKPSVVYDYLPTKDQNDLPNLDDVDRISSQNIVTYSLTNYLTTKQVRDDGGSVYKDIFRLKLSQSYNIREERRLLAAEERRRPFSNVSLEAELAPTDRIYARYDTSYNTYDSTCESYNGLLRLSDKRRDSLSVDYRYTKGSLHELNTGLSVVVTPAVTVNYENRRSLDLDKNLESKAGLNYQAQCWGVSVQFSKTREDRRFFVLFSLYGVGDFGPLAFSGAR, from the coding sequence TTGCCCATCCGGCTTCTCTTAACCCCGATTATTTTATCCCTATGCCTGCTCTATCTTACCGTACTGCCGACAAATGCTATTGCCATTGAAGGAGGCGCAAGCCCCGATAATCAGCCGTGGCTTATGTACGCCGACAAGGTTACCACGTTGGAAGATGGAAAGATAATTATAGCTGAAGGTAACGTTATCCTCAGCCGTGGCGATATGGAGGTAAGGGCCGATTACATACGCTATCGCCGGGTGGATAGCCTGGCCTGGGCCAAGGGACATCTGAATATCACTATGGGGGAAGACATCCTCACCGGGGAAGAAGGCGAGATAAATCTGGATAGACAAACCGGTACGGTCAAGCCCGGAGGATTGTTCCTAAAGAAAAATAATGTACACCTGAAGGCGGCAGAGATAGTGCGCGTAGCTGAGGATCAATATAGTCTTAAGGAGGCCGTCATTACTACCTGTGACGGAGAACGTCCCGCCTGGAGGTTTTCCTGCAGCCACCTGGACGTAACCGTGGAGGGTTATGCAAAGGCTCAACATTCGGCCTTCTGGGTCAGGTCTCTCCCTGTCATATACAGCCCGTATCTTGTGTTACCGGCGAAAACGAAGAGGCAGTCCGGGTTATTATTCCCGGAGTTTTCTTACGGTGAAAGGGATGGGCTGAGTTTGAATCTACCTTTTTATTGGGCCATCGATCCCTGTTCTGATGCCACATTTTACCAACATTACCTGTCTAAACGGGGGTGGATGGAAGGGGTGGAATATCGCTATGCCGGCGATCAAAATTCTAAGGGCATCCTGCTGGCCAACTATCTCCATGACCGCCTGGAAGACGACGACTACGACAAGGACGGGGTCTTTCGCAGCAGCAGAAACCGTTGGTGGATACGGGGCAAGATAGATCAATACCTCCCGCTGGATATCATGACCATCCTGGATTTGGACCTGGTAAGCGATCGTGACTATCTCCATGAGTTTGATGACGGCCTCACCGGTTTTACCAAGACCAATCAGGCGATTCTCGATAATTTCGGCCGGAGTCTGGCGGATAAGACCGCTCTAGTCAGAGAATCGACCGCCCAGGTAAACAGACGGTGGACGAATTTTTACTTATCCGGGCAGTGTAAGTACTATGATAACCTTAACCGCGCCGAGCGTGAGACTACCCTGCAAGTCCTGCCTTCGCTCAATTTTCAGGCCTCCAGGCAGGCCCTACCCGATACGCCGCTCTATTATGAAGGAAATATCGACTATATCCACTACTGGCGTAAACAGGGCGTCGGTATGCATCGCCTTGATATCTATCCCAAGATCTCCTGGCCGCTGAGGATCGGTCCCTATCTCGATCTTCAGGGTCTTTTTGGCGTCAGGGAGACGGTCTATGATGTGAAAAACTATGGCGATGACTCTTATGCCGCGCAGATAAAAAAAGACCGGCCCATACGCACCCTCCATAACTTCCAGGCCGACCTTTCCACCGAAGTAGGCCGGGTCTTTAAGCTGGCCGGGAAATCAATAACCAAGATCAAGCATACCATTAAACCATCGGTGGTTTATGATTACCTGCCGACCAAGGACCAGAACGACCTACCCAATCTGGATGACGTTGATCGTATAAGCTCTCAAAATATCGTTACCTATTCGCTGACAAACTACCTGACCACCAAGCAGGTCAGAGATGATGGCGGGTCGGTCTATAAAGATATTTTCCGTCTTAAACTGAGTCAGAGCTACAATATCAGAGAGGAACGCCGGCTATTGGCTGCCGAAGAAAGGCGGCGGCCATTTTCCAATGTGTCTTTGGAGGCCGAGCTTGCCCCCACAGACAGGATATATGCCCGGTATGATACATCTTATAATACATATGATAGCACCTGTGAGAGTTATAACGGATTGTTGAGGCTTTCAGATAAGCGCAGAGACAGCCTTTCTGTCGATTATCGTTACACAAAAGGCAGTTTGCATGAACTCAATACAGGTCTCTCGGTGGTTGTGACCCCGGCCGTTACCGTTAATTATGAAAACAGACGTTCTCTGGATTTAGATAAGAATCTGGAATCAAAGGCCGGCCTTAATTACCAGGCCCAGTGCTGGGGGGTCAGTGTCCAGTTTAGCAAGACACGAGAAGATCGCCGCTTCTTTGTCCTCTTTTCTCTTTATGGGGTGGGTGATTTTGGCCCGCTGGCATTCTCAGGAGCCCGCTAG
- a CDS encoding bifunctional folylpolyglutamate synthase/dihydrofolate synthase: protein MNNYQEAVDYVTSLEFFGIKLGLKNITTLLAALGNPHRQFKSVHIAGTNGKGSVSAMLSAVFTEAGYKVGLYTSPHLVSIRERFRINERIISEERFYRLTTEVKAALAADIPVTYFEFTTAAAFLLFAQEKVDLAIVETGMGGRLDATNVLTPELAVITNIGRDHEAHLGSSLFSITKEKAGIIKPGLSLVTGVHQPKLLGIIQQNCLAFDNPIYVFGQHFRIRRVGMNGFSYQGMWRKLTGLEVKLQGQHQLGNAALALAVIELMGSKGLSVDEKTIGEGLKEVNWPGRQEVFDGSPTILIDGAHNPSGVKTLCRALSRDFVYNRLILIWGGMADKDHRAMLKQLAPMAQAIIFTKPRNRRAADPDMLSAQTGLLDGAVYLTSQVSEAINKAKILAEENDLICIAGSLYLIGEAREIIQSSFLH, encoded by the coding sequence ATGAATAATTATCAAGAAGCCGTTGATTACGTAACCAGTCTGGAATTCTTTGGCATCAAGCTAGGATTGAAAAATATCACCACCCTGCTTGCTGCCCTGGGGAATCCCCACCGTCAGTTTAAATCTGTGCATATCGCCGGAACCAATGGCAAGGGTTCTGTAAGCGCCATGCTTTCGGCCGTTTTTACCGAAGCAGGATATAAAGTCGGTCTTTATACCTCACCTCACCTGGTCAGTATCCGGGAAAGATTTCGTATTAATGAGCGTATCATTTCGGAAGAGCGTTTTTATCGGCTGACTACGGAGGTCAAGGCCGCTCTGGCCGCGGATATCCCAGTAACCTATTTTGAATTTACCACGGCCGCGGCCTTTTTACTCTTTGCCCAGGAAAAGGTGGATTTAGCTATTGTGGAGACGGGCATGGGGGGGCGGCTGGATGCCACAAATGTTCTCACTCCGGAGTTGGCGGTCATCACCAATATTGGCCGTGACCATGAGGCCCATTTGGGCAGTTCTCTGTTTTCTATAACCAAAGAGAAGGCCGGGATCATCAAACCAGGACTTAGCCTGGTTACCGGCGTTCACCAGCCTAAATTGCTTGGCATTATTCAACAAAATTGCCTAGCCTTTGATAACCCTATTTATGTCTTCGGGCAGCATTTTCGCATCCGCCGGGTTGGGATGAACGGATTTTCCTATCAAGGAATGTGGCGTAAACTGACCGGCCTCGAAGTCAAATTACAGGGGCAACACCAGCTTGGCAATGCTGCCTTAGCCCTGGCTGTCATAGAACTCATGGGCAGCAAAGGGTTATCTGTAGATGAAAAAACGATAGGTGAAGGCTTAAAGGAGGTTAACTGGCCCGGACGGCAAGAGGTATTTGATGGGAGCCCTACCATATTGATTGATGGAGCCCATAATCCGTCCGGGGTAAAGACCCTTTGCCGGGCACTGTCCAGGGATTTTGTCTATAATCGGTTAATCCTGATCTGGGGAGGGATGGCGGATAAAGATCACCGGGCCATGTTAAAGCAACTTGCGCCTATGGCCCAGGCCATCATCTTTACAAAGCCCCGGAATAGAAGGGCTGCGGATCCGGATATGCTTTCAGCCCAGACGGGACTCCTTGACGGAGCGGTTTATCTGACTAGTCAGGTCTCTGAGGCCATTAACAAAGCCAAAATACTGGCCGAAGAAAACGACCTCATCTGCATCGCGGGTTCTCTATATCTGATCGGCGAAGCCCGCGAGATAATACAATCCTCATTTCTTCATTGA
- a CDS encoding 3',5'-cyclic-nucleotide phosphodiesterase, producing the protein MEIRVLGCYGSELPGFRPTSFLINKGLLLDAGAITSVLSLEEQLQITHILITHSHLDHIKDILFLADNIIEQNHHPICIASLPAIIEQIKVHILNNSIWPDFTVIPERGPALHCLCLDEEKDIQLNEITCKAVKVDHTVEAVGYIVRDCNGAIIYTGDTGATQRIWDLARTLKDLRAVIVEVSFPDELRELAALSGHLTPALLHKELSKMNRPDVPVYVFHMKPMHLERIQEELKYLSPFLVKPLTQGDLIII; encoded by the coding sequence ATGGAAATAAGAGTCCTGGGATGCTATGGCTCTGAACTGCCCGGTTTTCGGCCCACCTCTTTTTTGATCAACAAGGGGTTACTGCTGGATGCCGGGGCCATAACTTCCGTACTTAGTCTCGAAGAGCAATTGCAGATAACCCATATCCTCATCACCCATTCCCATTTAGATCACATTAAAGACATCCTCTTCCTGGCTGACAACATTATCGAACAAAATCACCACCCGATATGTATCGCCAGTTTACCCGCGATTATTGAACAGATTAAGGTACATATACTTAATAATTCAATCTGGCCTGACTTTACGGTCATACCGGAGAGAGGCCCGGCTTTACATTGTCTCTGTCTTGATGAGGAAAAGGACATTCAGCTAAACGAAATTACCTGTAAGGCAGTTAAGGTGGACCACACGGTAGAAGCGGTAGGCTACATAGTTAGAGACTGTAATGGCGCCATAATTTATACCGGGGACACCGGCGCCACGCAGCGCATCTGGGATCTGGCGCGAACCCTTAAAGACCTCCGTGCGGTTATCGTGGAGGTATCATTTCCTGACGAGTTGCGTGAGTTGGCGGCACTAAGCGGTCACCTTACCCCGGCCCTGCTGCATAAGGAACTATCTAAAATGAATCGCCCGGACGTGCCCGTCTATGTCTTTCATATGAAACCCATGCATCTGGAACGTATTCAAGAGGAGCTAAAATATCTTTCCCCCTTCCTGGTAAAGCCCTTGACACAGGGCGACCTTATCATTATATAA
- a CDS encoding ATP-dependent helicase — MTFNSEIFMPYEFQRNIEAIPPLGKDEGLGGIDYEKALNPQQLEAVRILTGPALVIAGAGSGKTRTLVYRVASLVEKGIPPQSILLLTFTCRAAREMLQRASLILSDTCQQVRGGTFHSLANQMLRKFSHHIGFSPSFTILDRSDSADAINLLRLSLGLDEKARRFPKKNTIAEIFSKAANKAITIEQALEEEFSHFMEHSEALKNLYLLYTEYKNSHQLMDYDDLLVKWKNLLEERSDIRDLVSRRFQYIMVDEYQDTNRLQADIVRLMAATHNNVMVVGDDSQSIYSFRGANFKNIMEFPNHFPGTRIIKLEENYRSTQQILSLANSLIAKAREKYTKCLFTRRPSGVSACLVPVPDENAQSRFICERIQSLRKSGVPLSGIAVLFRAGFHSFNLELELTKAGVSFVKYGGLKLMEAAHIKDVLAHLRVVVNPCDLLSWHRILLLINNIGHKTCQRIMDWLRDTGFSISRLGEYPIGPRIEEGLANLCKALEAISTPGLKPQERLERLTAYYEPILRRIYYDDYPKRLKDLEQLAVITNNYESLEALLADMVLEPPETGAADIAMSDRDTERLTLSTIHSAKGLEWHTVFIISLAEGRFPSSYACESDEAIEEERRLMYVAVTRAKETLFLSYPISTYTPKDGHIMARPSRFINDIPRSMFETTDRRPETRDFRPQTTDNGQGTTDKIIDGDAGVGLETKNEMLQAGARVHHTIFGTGRIIQVLDGQKVVVHFEGTGLKTLHLGYTTLSVVRYG, encoded by the coding sequence ATGACGTTCAATAGCGAGATATTTATGCCCTATGAGTTTCAAAGGAATATAGAAGCCATTCCACCCTTGGGGAAAGACGAGGGTTTAGGGGGGATTGACTACGAAAAAGCCCTGAATCCTCAACAGTTAGAAGCTGTACGCATACTTACCGGTCCTGCTCTGGTTATAGCCGGTGCGGGCAGCGGCAAGACGCGCACCTTGGTCTATCGGGTAGCCAGCTTGGTTGAAAAAGGCATCCCGCCTCAGTCTATCTTGCTGCTGACCTTTACCTGCAGGGCGGCGCGGGAGATGCTGCAGCGGGCCAGCCTCATACTTTCAGACACCTGTCAGCAGGTGAGGGGCGGTACGTTTCATTCTCTGGCCAACCAGATGCTCCGAAAATTCAGCCACCATATTGGCTTTTCCCCTTCTTTCACCATCCTGGATCGCTCCGACAGCGCAGACGCTATCAATTTGCTCCGGTTAAGCCTTGGCCTGGATGAAAAGGCCAGGCGTTTCCCCAAAAAGAATACCATCGCCGAGATATTCAGCAAGGCAGCCAATAAGGCTATAACTATAGAACAGGCCCTGGAGGAAGAGTTTTCCCATTTCATGGAACATAGCGAGGCCTTGAAAAATTTATATCTTCTTTATACAGAATATAAAAATAGCCATCAACTCATGGATTATGACGACCTGCTGGTTAAATGGAAGAATCTCCTGGAAGAGCGATCCGATATCCGTGACCTGGTTTCCCGGCGTTTCCAGTATATCATGGTGGACGAATATCAGGATACCAACAGGCTCCAGGCCGATATTGTCCGGCTTATGGCGGCCACCCACAACAATGTCATGGTGGTAGGCGATGACTCTCAGTCTATCTATTCCTTCCGGGGGGCTAATTTTAAGAATATCATGGAGTTCCCAAACCACTTCCCCGGGACGCGCATCATAAAATTAGAAGAAAACTATCGCAGCACCCAACAGATATTGTCCCTGGCCAATTCCCTTATTGCCAAGGCCAGGGAAAAATATACTAAATGCCTTTTCACGCGCCGGCCAAGCGGAGTCAGCGCTTGTCTGGTACCGGTCCCGGATGAAAATGCCCAATCACGTTTTATATGCGAAAGGATACAATCCCTAAGAAAAAGCGGCGTCCCCCTATCCGGGATAGCGGTTCTTTTCAGGGCAGGCTTTCATTCTTTTAATTTAGAGCTTGAACTTACTAAGGCGGGGGTTTCCTTTGTTAAATATGGCGGACTTAAGCTTATGGAAGCCGCTCATATCAAAGACGTGCTGGCGCACCTCCGCGTGGTGGTGAATCCCTGTGATCTGTTAAGCTGGCATCGTATTCTGCTTTTAATAAATAACATCGGCCATAAAACGTGCCAGCGCATAATGGATTGGCTAAGGGATACAGGGTTTTCCATTTCCCGCCTTGGAGAATATCCCATCGGCCCCCGGATTGAAGAAGGTCTTGCGAATCTTTGCAAGGCGCTGGAAGCTATCAGCACGCCGGGATTGAAACCCCAGGAGCGCCTGGAGCGGTTAACGGCTTACTACGAACCGATTTTAAGGCGCATATATTATGACGACTACCCTAAAAGATTAAAGGATTTGGAACAATTGGCCGTTATTACAAATAATTATGAATCGCTGGAGGCATTATTGGCCGATATGGTCCTGGAACCTCCGGAGACCGGTGCAGCCGATATCGCTATGAGTGACAGAGATACAGAGAGATTGACCCTATCCACCATACATTCGGCCAAGGGGCTGGAATGGCACACTGTTTTTATTATATCCCTCGCCGAGGGGCGGTTTCCTTCCAGTTATGCCTGTGAGTCCGATGAGGCCATAGAAGAAGAAAGAAGATTAATGTATGTAGCCGTGACCAGGGCCAAAGAAACCCTTTTCCTTTCCTATCCGATTTCTACCTATACCCCGAAAGACGGTCATATTATGGCCCGGCCATCCCGTTTTATAAATGATATCCCACGATCTATGTTCGAGACTACAGACCGCAGACCAGAGACCAGAGACTTCAGACCGCAGACTACCGACAATGGACAAGGAACAACAGACAAAATAATAGACGGAGACGCCGGGGTTGGATTAGAGACAAAAAATGAAATGCTACAGGCAGGGGCGCGTGTACACCATACTATATTTGGGACCGGCCGGATAATACAGGTCCTGGATGGACAAAAGGTGGTTGTGCACTTTGAAGGGACCGGGCTCAAAACCCTCCACCTTGGATATACGACTTTATCTGTAGTAAGGTACGGATAA
- a CDS encoding rhomboid family intramembrane serine protease, which produces MIPLRDNIPSRSWPLVNVSIIILNTLVFIYELSLGPYIEKFILHYGFTPAVYQYLSEVAPANIPLRIYPIFTSMFMHGGWVHLISNMWILWIFGDNVEDRMGHLRYILFYLACGIAAALTQFWVNPYARMPMVGASGAIAGIMGAYFFLYPHARILTLIPIFFFFQIIEIPAFFFLAFWFIMQFFSGSLAITTHALAGGVAWFAHIGGFITGAGLIWIFKKRHR; this is translated from the coding sequence ATGATCCCCCTAAGAGATAACATCCCTTCCCGTAGCTGGCCTCTGGTCAATGTCTCTATAATTATTCTCAACACCCTGGTTTTCATTTATGAACTTTCCCTGGGGCCATATATAGAAAAATTCATTTTGCATTATGGATTTACGCCGGCGGTATATCAATACCTTTCCGAGGTGGCTCCGGCAAATATTCCCCTGCGGATATATCCCATTTTTACTTCCATGTTCATGCACGGCGGTTGGGTGCATCTTATCTCCAATATGTGGATCTTGTGGATATTTGGAGATAATGTCGAAGACCGCATGGGACATCTGCGTTACATCCTCTTCTACCTGGCCTGTGGGATAGCCGCGGCGCTGACTCAATTCTGGGTCAATCCCTACGCAAGAATGCCGATGGTGGGGGCCAGTGGCGCCATCGCCGGTATCATGGGCGCTTACTTCTTCCTATATCCCCATGCCCGTATTTTGACATTGATCCCCATCTTTTTCTTTTTTCAGATAATAGAGATTCCCGCCTTCTTTTTTCTCGCCTTTTGGTTTATTATGCAATTCTTCAGTGGCAGTTTGGCCATAACCACCCACGCGTTGGCAGGAGGTGTAGCCTGGTTCGCGCACATAGGAGGCTTTATCACCGGTGCAGGCCTGATCTGGATTTTTAAGAAACGTCACCGGTAA